Proteins encoded in a region of the Suncus etruscus isolate mSunEtr1 chromosome 1, mSunEtr1.pri.cur, whole genome shotgun sequence genome:
- the CD274 gene encoding programmed cell death 1 ligand 1 produces MKIFSVFIFIAYCHMLKAFTITVTKDLYVVEYDSNVTIECQFPVEEQLDMDSLIVYWEVDGKKITKFVDGKEDLTVQHSSYSQRAHLLIDKLFLGKAALQITKVKMQDAGVYSCVIGYGGADYKRITLKVYAPYREINQQISMDPITSEYELMCQAEGFPEAEVFWTSSDHRVLTGKTTITNSKGEEKLLNVTSILRINATANDIFYCTFRSPQDKKNRTAKLVIPEPFGIPEYQRTHYISLGAVLLFLIALAIICLKKDGIFFYALSPLLSSI; encoded by the exons atgaaaatatttagtgtTTTTATATTCATAGCCTACTGTCATATGCTGAAAG cATTTACTATTACAGTTACCAAGGACCTGTATGTGGTAGAATATGACAGCAATGTGACCATTGAATGTCAATTTCCTGTAGAAGAACAGTTAGATATGGATTCACTAATTGTCTACTGGGAAGTGGACGGCAAAAAAATTACTAAGTTTGTGGATGGGAAGGAAGACTTGACTGTACAGCACAGTAGCTACAGCCAGAGGGCCCATCTGTTGATAGACAAGCTCTTTCTGGGAAAGGCTGCACTTCAAATCACAAAGGTGAAAATGCAGGATGCAGGGGTTTATTCCTGCGTGATCGGTTATGGCGGTGCTGACTACAAGCGCATCACTTTGAAAGTATATG CTCCATACCGTGAAATCAACCAACAAATTTCCATGGATCCAATTACCTCTGAATATGAACTGATGTGTCAAGCTGAGGGTTTCCCTGAAGCTGAAGTCTTCTGGACAAGTAGTGACCATAGAGTCCTGACTGGCAAAACCACCATCACCAATTCCAAAGGGGAAGAGAAACTTCTCAATGTGACAAGCATTCTGAGAATCAATGCAACAGCTAATGACATTTTCTATTGCACTTTTCGGAGTCCACAGGATAAGAAAAACAGAACAGCTAAATTGGTCATCCCAG aaCCATTTGGGATTCCGGAATATCAAAGGACTCACTATATAAGTCTGGGAGCTGTCCTGTTGTTCCTTATAGCCCTGGCAATCATCTGTCTTAAGAAAGATGGTATTTTCTTTTATGCACTGTCTCCACTGCTgagtagtatttaa